In the Flagellimonas sp. MMG031 genome, one interval contains:
- the rodA gene encoding rod shape-determining protein RodA, with the protein MSGRGPFGRLDWVSVILYALLVFIGWLNIYSTSVGEADISLFSFSTLYGKQLFFIGLAALGILFVLFVESQFFERFASIFYIVSIVLLLGLFIFGKTIAGATSWYDLGFFNLQPSELAKVGTSLALAKFLSDIQTDIRTGRHQIYALVIILLPAVLILPQPDPGSSLIYFSLFFVLFREGFPIYYLGILIFAVVLFATTLMFGTVWVAIGLVILTLLVYTFKKASVKIPLLPVLGVIVVAILFSLSVNFVFENVFEQRHRDRFALWLSLEKDEEKLDEIRKTIGYNTYQSEKAIESGGFTGKGFLEGTRTKGDFVPEQHTDYIFSSVGEEWGFLGTSTVILLFSLFFLRLIYIAERQKSDFSRMYGYGVISILVFHYFINIGMVIGLLPTIGVPLPFFSYGGSGLIFFTMLLFIFLKLDSNRLKDGI; encoded by the coding sequence ATGTCTGGTAGAGGACCTTTCGGAAGGTTGGATTGGGTTTCCGTCATCCTCTACGCCCTCTTGGTATTTATCGGGTGGCTCAATATCTACTCTACTTCCGTAGGGGAAGCAGACATCTCCCTTTTCAGTTTTTCCACCCTCTATGGAAAACAGCTCTTTTTTATCGGACTGGCAGCCTTGGGTATTTTATTTGTCCTTTTTGTGGAGTCACAATTCTTTGAACGATTTGCATCCATCTTTTATATTGTGTCCATCGTGTTGTTGCTGGGACTCTTCATCTTTGGTAAAACCATTGCAGGGGCAACTTCTTGGTATGATTTGGGTTTTTTTAACCTCCAACCCTCCGAGTTGGCCAAAGTTGGAACGTCGCTGGCACTGGCCAAATTTTTGAGCGACATCCAAACTGACATCCGCACCGGAAGACACCAGATATATGCTTTGGTCATTATTCTGTTGCCAGCTGTGCTGATACTTCCCCAGCCCGACCCGGGGAGTTCCCTCATCTATTTTTCCCTGTTTTTTGTCCTTTTTAGGGAAGGATTCCCCATATATTATTTGGGCATCCTCATTTTCGCCGTGGTCCTATTTGCAACCACCCTAATGTTTGGCACTGTTTGGGTCGCCATTGGACTGGTTATTTTGACACTGCTTGTCTACACCTTCAAAAAGGCTTCCGTAAAGATTCCCCTATTGCCAGTCTTGGGAGTCATTGTAGTTGCTATCCTCTTTTCGCTATCTGTAAATTTCGTGTTCGAAAATGTGTTTGAACAGCGTCACCGCGACCGCTTTGCCCTTTGGTTGAGTTTGGAAAAGGATGAGGAAAAACTGGATGAAATCCGAAAAACAATCGGCTACAATACCTATCAATCCGAAAAAGCCATTGAATCTGGCGGCTTCACTGGAAAGGGATTTTTGGAAGGTACCCGAACCAAGGGCGATTTTGTACCCGAGCAGCACACCGACTATATTTTCAGCTCCGTAGGAGAAGAATGGGGCTTTCTGGGCACCTCAACCGTTATCCTGTTGTTCTCGTTGTTCTTTTTACGGTTGATTTATATTGCGGAGCGGCAAAAAAGTGATTTTAGCCGCATGTATGGCTATGGAGTGATTTCCATTTTGGTGTTCCACTATTTTATCAACATTGGAATGGTCATTGGATTGTTGCCCACCATTGGCGTGCCCTTGCCATTTTTTAGCTATGGCGGTTCTGGGCTCATTTTCTTTACCATGTTGTTGTTCATTTTCCTAAAACTGGACTCCAACCGATTGAAGGACGGTATCTAG
- a CDS encoding DNA/RNA non-specific endonuclease — MRKRTIYTLLMLVCIVGFWLFENFYTPATYSDPSTSKVNVAASGFLPSSTTGEIVEHSYYTLSYSEPHEQAEWVAYTLKQEHLTYDDRERPYFIEDPKVSTKSADWRNYRGSGYDRGHLCPAGDRRFSEQAYNETFYTSNISPQDRDFNAGVWNRLEQKVRYWCKKYGDLMVITGGVLENDLLEIGDEDVDVPKSYYKIVMRGKAKDARALGFLIPAKESQQPLEQFLVPIDEIEKRTGIDFFEKQAQDWQSNIESEVKVRDWKF; from the coding sequence ATGAGAAAAAGAACGATTTATACCCTGCTCATGTTGGTTTGTATTGTGGGTTTTTGGCTATTCGAAAACTTTTATACTCCGGCTACTTATTCAGACCCAAGCACATCCAAGGTGAATGTGGCTGCTTCCGGGTTTTTACCGAGTTCCACAACGGGCGAAATCGTAGAGCATTCGTATTATACATTATCCTATAGTGAACCCCACGAACAAGCCGAATGGGTGGCTTATACCCTCAAACAAGAACATTTGACCTACGACGATAGGGAACGTCCTTATTTTATAGAGGACCCCAAAGTAAGTACAAAGTCGGCCGATTGGCGCAATTATCGAGGGTCTGGATATGATCGTGGACATTTGTGCCCGGCAGGAGATCGCCGCTTTTCGGAACAGGCCTACAATGAAACTTTTTATACCAGTAACATAAGCCCGCAGGACAGGGATTTTAATGCAGGTGTTTGGAACCGATTGGAACAGAAGGTCCGCTATTGGTGCAAGAAATATGGTGATTTGATGGTGATTACGGGGGGAGTCTTGGAAAATGACCTTCTGGAGATAGGCGATGAAGATGTGGATGTGCCCAAATCCTATTACAAAATTGTGATGCGTGGCAAAGCCAAAGATGCCAGAGCTTTGGGTTTTTTGATTCCAGCCAAGGAAAGTCAGCAACCCTTGGAGCAGTTTTTGGTACCTATCGATGAGATTGAAAAAAGAACGGGTATCGATTTTTTTGAAAAGCAGGCGCAGGACTGGCAGTCCAACATCGAGTCCGAAGTGAAGGTTAGGGATTGGAAGTTCTAG
- a CDS encoding carboxy terminal-processing peptidase, producing MKKNFILALLVILVAVASCSFTNKSFDNDDKDKFLLELISYVLERGHYEPKEVNDTFSSNVFDDFIEVIDPTKRYFLESDIREFEKYRFMIDDEIRNTDIEFFNAVYQRLMVRMDEAKEIYKEVLAQPFDYSIDETIEIDYDKQEFATSKKELKERWRKQLKYNTLNVFDDKIDNRIADANADGSLNADAVMAFNEIPSSIDKAAIEEEAREVTKNTLDEFFDFVDDLERKDWFVQYLNTIVEEFDPHTFYFAPEEKERFDIGMSGKFEGIGARLQKKPEGAKIVEIISGGPVWRDQSLEVGDQILKVGQDGEEPINIVGMRLEDAIKLIKGPEGTVVDLTVRKVDGTIETVSITRDVVELEESYAKSATIDAGNEKFGLINLPKFYVDFEDYSERNAATDVAKELERLKEAGAEGIILDLRDNGGGSLKTVVEMAGLFIKDGPIVQVRSSGQRKEVHEDKDERIQWDGPLVILVNELSASASEILAAAMQDYKRAVIIGSKQTFGKGTVQNVIPLDGIVRGNEHGDLGAIKLTTQKFYRINGGSTQLEGVKSDIVVPDRYSYIDLGERDQQNPLGWDKITPADYEVWDGYIDFDDAVKKSKDRMATNEQIKLIEENARWVKEQQDENLISLRYDDYISKEQEAKKRAEKFKSLRDYDSKLSFSSLQYEKELFTQDSVLREKRNRWHQDLARDIYVEEAVNVLRDLHQNNIKKKESELASVNKG from the coding sequence ATGAAAAAGAACTTTATTTTGGCACTTTTGGTTATTCTTGTCGCAGTCGCCTCCTGCAGCTTTACCAACAAGTCTTTTGATAACGATGACAAGGATAAATTTTTATTGGAATTGATTTCCTACGTATTGGAAAGGGGCCATTATGAGCCCAAAGAGGTGAACGACACCTTTAGTTCCAATGTTTTTGATGACTTTATAGAGGTCATCGACCCCACCAAGCGCTATTTCTTGGAAAGCGACATCAGGGAGTTTGAAAAATACCGCTTCATGATCGATGACGAGATCAGGAATACGGATATCGAGTTTTTCAATGCCGTCTATCAGCGGTTGATGGTCCGTATGGATGAGGCCAAGGAAATCTATAAAGAAGTCCTCGCCCAACCATTCGATTACAGTATTGATGAAACCATCGAGATCGATTACGATAAGCAAGAGTTTGCGACCAGCAAAAAAGAACTCAAAGAACGTTGGAGGAAACAATTGAAATACAATACCCTCAATGTATTTGATGATAAAATCGATAACCGAATTGCCGATGCCAACGCCGATGGCAGTCTGAATGCCGATGCGGTGATGGCTTTTAATGAGATACCCAGTTCCATAGATAAGGCTGCAATTGAGGAGGAGGCTAGGGAGGTCACCAAAAATACCTTGGATGAATTTTTCGACTTTGTGGACGATTTGGAACGCAAAGATTGGTTCGTACAATACTTAAATACCATTGTAGAGGAATTTGACCCGCATACCTTTTATTTTGCGCCTGAGGAAAAGGAGCGTTTCGATATTGGAATGTCCGGAAAATTTGAAGGAATCGGTGCACGATTGCAAAAGAAACCCGAAGGGGCCAAAATCGTTGAAATTATTTCTGGGGGTCCCGTTTGGAGAGACCAATCCTTGGAGGTTGGAGATCAAATCCTAAAAGTGGGGCAAGATGGCGAAGAGCCAATCAACATTGTGGGAATGCGTTTGGAAGATGCCATTAAATTGATCAAGGGCCCAGAAGGTACCGTGGTTGATCTTACCGTTAGGAAAGTGGACGGGACCATTGAAACTGTTTCCATTACCCGCGATGTAGTTGAATTGGAGGAATCTTATGCAAAATCTGCGACCATTGACGCCGGGAACGAAAAATTTGGATTGATCAATCTCCCAAAATTCTATGTGGATTTTGAGGATTATTCCGAAAGAAATGCAGCGACCGATGTGGCCAAGGAATTGGAACGACTCAAAGAGGCCGGTGCCGAAGGAATCATTCTCGATCTTCGTGACAATGGAGGAGGATCTTTGAAGACTGTGGTAGAAATGGCAGGATTGTTCATTAAGGATGGTCCTATCGTTCAAGTACGTTCTTCGGGTCAGCGAAAAGAAGTCCATGAAGACAAGGATGAGCGTATCCAGTGGGATGGTCCCTTGGTCATCTTGGTGAACGAATTGTCCGCCTCTGCCTCCGAGATATTGGCAGCTGCCATGCAAGATTATAAACGAGCGGTCATCATAGGGAGCAAACAAACCTTTGGTAAGGGAACCGTTCAAAATGTGATTCCTTTGGATGGCATTGTTCGAGGAAACGAACACGGTGATTTGGGAGCCATCAAACTGACGACCCAGAAGTTTTACCGAATCAATGGAGGCTCCACGCAGTTGGAAGGTGTAAAAAGTGATATTGTGGTTCCGGACAGATATAGCTATATCGATTTGGGCGAGCGCGATCAGCAAAATCCGTTGGGTTGGGATAAAATCACACCAGCCGACTATGAGGTTTGGGACGGTTACATTGATTTTGACGATGCTGTAAAAAAGAGCAAGGACCGTATGGCCACCAACGAACAAATTAAGCTTATCGAAGAAAACGCTAGATGGGTGAAGGAGCAACAGGATGAAAACCTGATTTCCTTGAGATACGACGATTACATCTCAAAGGAGCAAGAAGCCAAAAAACGGGCAGAAAAGTTTAAGAGCCTGAGGGATTACGATTCCAAGTTATCGTTCAGTTCCTTGCAGTACGAAAAGGAATTGTTCACACAAGATTCCGTGCTTCGTGAGAAAAGGAACAGATGGCACCAAGATTTGGCTCGGGATATTTATGTGGAAGAGGCCGTGAATGTGCTTAGAGATCTTCATCAGAACAATATCAAAAAGAAGGAGAGCGAACTGGCCAGTGTCAATAAAGGATAA
- the surE gene encoding 5'/3'-nucleotidase SurE encodes MEKPLILVTNDDGITAPGLRALIRTMKEIGEVVVVAPDSPQSGMGHAITVDSTLFSKKVVVDHKEGAPSEYSCSGTPADCVKLALRVILDRKPDICVSGINHGSNSSINVIYSGTMSAAIEAGIEGIPAIGFSLCDYSWDANFEPALGAIKKIVLEALTHGIPKGTVLNVNIPKTENEPQGIRICRQARGNWKEEFDKRTSPSGKDYYWLTGEFELLDKGEDTDEWALANGFISVVPTQFDLTAHHAIPQINNWNLNEQ; translated from the coding sequence ATGGAAAAACCGCTTATTTTGGTCACCAATGATGATGGAATTACAGCTCCCGGCCTAAGGGCGCTCATACGCACCATGAAAGAGATCGGTGAAGTGGTGGTGGTTGCTCCGGACAGTCCACAAAGCGGCATGGGACACGCCATTACGGTAGACAGCACCCTCTTTTCCAAAAAGGTGGTCGTGGACCATAAAGAAGGTGCCCCAAGCGAATATAGTTGTAGTGGAACCCCGGCCGATTGTGTAAAATTGGCGCTTCGCGTAATTTTGGACCGAAAGCCTGATATCTGCGTAAGCGGTATCAACCATGGTTCCAATTCATCCATTAACGTAATTTATTCGGGTACCATGAGTGCGGCCATCGAAGCGGGTATCGAAGGGATTCCTGCCATCGGCTTCTCCCTCTGCGATTATTCTTGGGACGCGAATTTTGAGCCTGCATTGGGCGCTATCAAAAAAATTGTGTTGGAGGCACTGACCCACGGTATTCCCAAAGGGACCGTATTGAACGTAAATATTCCAAAAACGGAAAACGAACCACAGGGAATTCGTATCTGCAGACAAGCTAGAGGCAATTGGAAGGAGGAGTTCGACAAACGGACCAGTCCGTCCGGAAAGGATTACTACTGGCTCACGGGTGAATTTGAGCTTTTGGACAAGGGGGAGGACACCGACGAATGGGCCTTGGCCAACGGTTTTATTTCCGTAGTACCCACCCAATTCGACCTGACCGCGCATCACGCCATACCACAAATAAACAACTGGAACTTAAATGAACAATAG
- the lpxB gene encoding lipid-A-disaccharide synthase, giving the protein MKYYIIAGEASGDLHGSNLIKALKKEDSAAEIRCWGGDLMQQAGGQLAKHYKDMAFMGFLEVILNIPTIFKNIAYCKEDIQKFHPDVVIFIDFSGFNLRIAKWAKANGFKTNYYISPQIWASREGRISKIKRDIDQMYVILPFEKDFYEKKHGYPVQFVGHPLIDAIENTPLQDNETFRKENGLDPKKPIIALLPGSRKQEVQKMLEVMLSVKKDFPEYQFVIAGAPSLPDDFYTPFLKGDKVEYVSNKTYTLLKHSHAAMVTSGTATLETALFGVPQVVCYKGNWISYQIAKRIITLDYISLVNLIMKREVVKELIQNDLTSKQLKAELTKIVDGPERERILSDYIELKEKLGGKGASELAARLIVKNV; this is encoded by the coding sequence ATGAAATATTACATCATCGCTGGTGAAGCATCGGGCGACCTGCACGGGTCCAATTTGATCAAGGCACTCAAAAAAGAGGACAGTGCTGCAGAAATCCGTTGTTGGGGCGGTGATTTGATGCAACAGGCCGGGGGCCAATTGGCCAAGCATTACAAGGATATGGCCTTTATGGGATTCTTGGAGGTCATCCTTAACATCCCAACAATTTTCAAGAACATTGCCTATTGTAAGGAGGATATCCAAAAGTTCCATCCAGATGTGGTTATTTTTATCGACTTCTCGGGGTTCAACCTTAGGATTGCCAAATGGGCAAAAGCCAACGGGTTTAAGACCAATTACTACATCTCACCCCAAATTTGGGCGTCCAGAGAAGGACGGATTTCCAAAATCAAACGGGATATCGACCAGATGTACGTTATCCTTCCCTTTGAAAAGGATTTTTATGAAAAAAAACACGGCTACCCTGTTCAGTTTGTAGGCCATCCCCTTATTGATGCCATCGAGAACACTCCCTTGCAAGACAACGAAACCTTCAGAAAGGAGAACGGTTTAGACCCTAAAAAGCCAATTATTGCCCTATTGCCAGGAAGTAGAAAACAGGAGGTGCAAAAAATGTTAGAGGTTATGCTATCCGTAAAAAAGGACTTTCCCGAGTACCAGTTTGTGATTGCGGGCGCGCCAAGTCTCCCAGATGATTTTTACACGCCTTTTTTGAAAGGTGACAAAGTGGAATACGTTTCCAACAAAACCTACACTCTGCTCAAACACTCACACGCTGCCATGGTCACAAGTGGAACGGCAACCTTGGAAACCGCCCTTTTTGGGGTGCCACAAGTGGTCTGCTACAAGGGGAACTGGATTTCGTACCAGATTGCGAAACGTATCATTACCTTGGATTATATTTCGCTGGTCAACCTGATCATGAAACGAGAAGTGGTGAAGGAACTCATTCAAAATGATTTGACCTCCAAACAGCTCAAAGCAGAGCTTACCAAGATTGTGGATGGCCCAGAGCGCGAGCGAATACTATCCGACTACATCGAACTCAAGGAAAAACTGGGCGGAAAAGGGGCCAGTGAACTAGCTGCTCGATTAATTGTGAAAAATGTGTAG
- a CDS encoding C40 family peptidase — protein sequence MLRKTIILLLFFALMACGPGKKRRTYSKTRTVTVEGSTRDTSPERTRKKEGRKNAKAEAIISTAMSYSGTRYKYGGTTKRGMDCSGLVYVSLKENDIMFPRTSYQMALEGQKIGVGNVEKGDLLFFKTSKTGKRINHVGLVVDVDGRDIKFIHATTSRGVLVSSLREGYWNSAFVKAMRIL from the coding sequence ATGTTACGTAAAACCATAATCTTACTATTGTTTTTTGCCCTTATGGCCTGTGGTCCCGGCAAAAAACGACGCACCTACAGCAAGACCCGAACCGTAACGGTAGAGGGGTCCACACGAGACACTTCCCCTGAACGCACACGCAAAAAAGAGGGGCGAAAAAATGCAAAGGCAGAAGCCATTATTTCTACGGCGATGTCCTATTCTGGAACCCGGTACAAGTATGGTGGAACCACCAAACGAGGTATGGATTGCTCTGGTTTGGTCTATGTTTCCTTAAAGGAAAACGACATTATGTTCCCACGCACCTCCTACCAGATGGCCTTGGAGGGACAAAAAATCGGGGTCGGCAATGTTGAAAAGGGCGATTTGCTCTTTTTCAAGACCAGCAAAACCGGAAAACGCATCAACCATGTTGGATTGGTGGTTGATGTTGATGGAAGGGACATTAAATTTATTCACGCCACAACCTCACGAGGCGTGCTGGTATCCTCATTACGGGAAGGATACTGGAACAGCGCTTTTGTAAAGGCCATGCGCATCTTGTAA
- a CDS encoding ComEC/Rec2 family competence protein, giving the protein MSIKLTLWVILGISIGFYAEVTPLLALIATVVLLPLLYWTSKKQSSSGFPYVESLVAIIAVALGTFVVGMSTNKGMPNFYGQLDVQHPKVWHLKVEEALKPNAYSHRYVAKVISTDKKRASGKLLLSLTPDSLLHPLEIDDELLVHASLENIRPPLNPYQFDYRSYLQKGGIQHQIRTNYPSILKTEKNSNTLFGHASRFRGHIISKLKRKAFGADEMAVIQALLLGKRDDISEDTYNNYKNAGAVHILAVSGLHVGIILFILEFLLVPLERLPKGKTLKLVLVVLLLWAYAFVAGLSPSIVRAVTMFSFVAYALYLNRPTSSFNIIALSMLFILLIKPLFLFQVGFQMSYAAVFAIVWIYPKLQRFWFPENLIVRKTWQLLSVSVAAQLGVLPISLFYFHQFPALFFISNLLIIPFLGLILGFGILVIALALLNALPQFLVNAFNWVIHIMNAIVEWVAQQEGFIIKDIPFDSVQLLLGYAIIISAVVFLSKPIRKTALILFGGIILFQSWGIWNNLQTRRKEAVILAHRSRNSVVLHQLGDSLTILTSNPTNIGNIANDYAVAERIRTSDTSKLKNSYILGEKRLVIVDSTALFPLEKHPDYLLLTLSPKLHLERLLDSLQPKTVLADGSNYPSLVAKWKSTCAQKEIPFHYTGEKGFYVFKF; this is encoded by the coding sequence GTGTCCATAAAGCTCACCTTGTGGGTTATTTTGGGCATCAGTATCGGCTTTTATGCGGAAGTGACTCCGCTTTTGGCTTTGATTGCAACGGTTGTATTGCTGCCTCTGCTATACTGGACCAGCAAAAAACAATCCAGCTCAGGCTTCCCGTATGTTGAGTCACTTGTCGCCATCATTGCAGTTGCGTTGGGCACTTTTGTTGTGGGTATGTCCACCAACAAGGGTATGCCCAATTTTTATGGCCAGTTAGATGTGCAACACCCAAAGGTTTGGCACCTTAAAGTGGAAGAAGCTTTAAAACCCAATGCCTATTCCCATCGCTATGTAGCCAAAGTTATTTCTACGGACAAGAAAAGGGCCTCTGGAAAATTACTATTGAGTCTAACACCGGATTCCCTTTTGCATCCGCTAGAAATTGATGATGAATTGCTGGTTCATGCATCGCTTGAAAACATTCGACCACCGTTGAACCCTTACCAGTTTGATTACCGAAGTTATCTACAAAAGGGGGGCATCCAGCATCAAATCAGGACCAACTATCCGTCCATCCTTAAAACGGAAAAAAACTCGAATACCTTGTTTGGACACGCCTCCCGTTTTAGGGGACACATCATCTCCAAACTCAAAAGGAAAGCCTTTGGGGCGGACGAAATGGCAGTCATCCAAGCCTTATTATTGGGCAAACGCGATGATATTTCTGAGGATACCTACAACAATTATAAAAATGCAGGCGCCGTCCATATATTGGCCGTAAGCGGACTTCATGTGGGGATTATCCTTTTCATTTTGGAATTTTTATTGGTTCCATTGGAGCGTTTACCTAAAGGTAAAACCTTAAAGTTGGTATTGGTGGTGCTATTGCTTTGGGCGTATGCTTTTGTGGCAGGACTTTCTCCCTCCATCGTCCGGGCCGTAACCATGTTTTCGTTTGTGGCCTATGCCCTCTATCTCAACCGTCCTACGAGTTCGTTCAATATTATTGCGCTCTCCATGCTCTTCATTTTGTTGATAAAGCCCTTGTTCTTGTTTCAAGTGGGGTTTCAGATGAGTTATGCTGCGGTATTTGCCATCGTTTGGATCTATCCGAAACTGCAACGCTTCTGGTTTCCCGAAAACCTTATTGTCCGGAAAACGTGGCAATTGCTATCGGTGAGCGTTGCGGCCCAATTGGGCGTTCTACCCATTAGTTTGTTCTACTTTCATCAGTTTCCGGCCTTATTTTTTATTTCAAACCTGCTCATTATTCCTTTTTTGGGGTTGATTTTGGGCTTTGGCATTCTAGTTATTGCTTTGGCACTCTTGAACGCATTGCCACAATTTTTGGTCAATGCTTTTAACTGGGTAATCCACATCATGAATGCTATTGTAGAATGGGTAGCGCAGCAAGAAGGTTTTATTATTAAGGATATCCCTTTTGATTCGGTACAGCTCCTTTTGGGCTATGCCATTATAATTTCGGCAGTGGTATTTCTGTCCAAACCCATCAGAAAAACAGCTTTAATTCTGTTTGGTGGAATTATCCTGTTTCAAAGTTGGGGTATCTGGAACAACCTTCAAACACGGCGAAAGGAAGCGGTCATACTCGCCCACCGTTCCCGAAATTCGGTGGTGTTGCATCAGTTGGGAGATTCGCTTACCATTCTCACTTCAAACCCTACAAACATTGGAAACATTGCCAACGATTACGCTGTGGCTGAACGCATCCGAACCTCGGACACTTCCAAACTCAAAAACAGCTACATTTTGGGTGAAAAAAGATTGGTGATTGTGGATAGCACAGCGTTGTTCCCTTTGGAAAAGCATCCCGATTACCTCTTGTTGACGCTATCACCAAAACTCCATTTGGAGCGATTGCTGGATTCCCTACAACCCAAAACTGTGCTGGCGGATGGCAGCAACTACCCTAGTTTGGTCGCAAAGTGGAAATCCACTTGTGCCCAAAAAGAAATCCCCTTTCACTACACGGGTGAAAAGGGATTTTATGTGTTTAAATTTTAA
- a CDS encoding oligopeptide:H+ symporter: MSEVSKPAAEQQMFGHPKGLFYLFFAELWERFSFYGMRALLTLYMVEVIFAALMERDYATAAVYSSYGSLVYASTVIGGRISDSILGMRRSIFLGGILMSLGHFVLAIENNITFFLALSLIIAGNGFFKPNISTFVGSLYKDGDPKKDSGFTIFYMGINIGGWVAPLLCGYLAAKYGWHYGFGLAGIGMLTGLIVFWSGIKNNVFGDKGLPPENGNIDKKVFGLKQGVLVPVLAFASVPVIAYLLSAYKALGAEGTFFDDQNIVNVIFKLIGFSILVYLGYIMYKATLEERKKLFVAVLITFFMTIFWGFHELSGSVITLFAARNVDLEGIMSASQTNSLNSMWIIILAIPISLMWQWLSKKKLNPRTPYKFGMGLLFAGISFYALAISGASANENGFVPFTYLLLMYFLLSVGELFMSPVGLSKITDLSPKRIVAFMMGVWFLSSAFAFQVVGFIGKQLAIESTDADISGFSTLNIYTDGFMLIAEYSLGAGLLVILASPLIKKLMGNVH; encoded by the coding sequence ATGTCAGAAGTATCCAAACCAGCAGCAGAACAACAAATGTTTGGACACCCTAAAGGGTTGTTCTACCTCTTTTTTGCAGAGCTATGGGAACGTTTCAGTTTTTATGGAATGCGGGCGTTGCTTACGCTTTATATGGTAGAGGTCATATTTGCGGCCTTGATGGAACGCGACTATGCCACCGCGGCGGTGTATTCCTCTTACGGTTCTTTGGTTTATGCTTCCACGGTAATCGGCGGACGCATTTCCGATAGCATTTTGGGCATGCGCCGCTCCATATTTTTGGGCGGAATATTAATGTCCTTGGGGCACTTTGTACTCGCCATTGAAAATAACATCACCTTTTTCCTTGCCCTTTCCTTGATCATTGCCGGGAATGGATTCTTCAAACCCAATATATCGACTTTCGTAGGTTCCCTCTACAAAGATGGTGACCCCAAAAAAGACTCCGGTTTTACCATATTTTATATGGGAATCAATATCGGGGGATGGGTAGCACCTTTGCTTTGCGGATATTTGGCCGCCAAATATGGTTGGCATTACGGATTTGGCCTGGCAGGAATTGGAATGCTTACAGGTCTCATCGTTTTTTGGAGCGGGATCAAAAACAATGTGTTCGGCGATAAAGGTCTCCCTCCGGAGAACGGAAACATCGATAAAAAGGTATTTGGACTTAAACAAGGGGTGCTTGTTCCCGTATTGGCCTTTGCATCGGTGCCGGTAATTGCCTATTTACTGTCCGCTTATAAAGCTCTGGGCGCTGAAGGAACTTTTTTTGACGACCAAAACATTGTCAACGTAATCTTCAAATTGATTGGATTTTCTATTTTGGTGTACTTGGGTTACATCATGTACAAGGCAACTTTGGAAGAACGTAAAAAACTATTCGTAGCAGTTTTGATCACCTTTTTTATGACCATTTTCTGGGGTTTTCATGAGCTTTCGGGAAGTGTAATAACATTGTTTGCCGCAAGAAATGTGGATTTGGAGGGCATTATGTCGGCCTCCCAGACCAATTCGTTGAACTCCATGTGGATCATTATTTTGGCTATTCCAATATCTTTAATGTGGCAATGGTTGTCCAAAAAGAAACTCAATCCAAGGACGCCCTATAAGTTTGGAATGGGACTTTTGTTTGCTGGTATCAGTTTCTACGCCTTGGCGATAAGTGGCGCCAGTGCGAACGAAAATGGTTTCGTTCCGTTTACGTATCTACTGTTGATGTACTTCTTGCTATCCGTTGGGGAATTGTTCATGTCTCCCGTAGGATTGTCGAAAATCACCGATTTGTCTCCCAAACGTATCGTTGCCTTCATGATGGGGGTTTGGTTCCTGTCCTCCGCATTTGCCTTTCAGGTGGTGGGCTTTATTGGAAAGCAATTGGCCATCGAAAGTACGGATGCCGATATTAGTGGGTTTAGTACTCTAAACATTTACACCGATGGATTTATGCTCATCGCTGAATATTCTTTAGGAGCAGGACTTTTGGTCATCTTGGCTTCGCCATTGATCAAAAAGTTGATGGGTAACGTTCATTAA